The Longimicrobiales bacterium genome has a window encoding:
- a CDS encoding tetratricopeptide repeat protein — MKKTLLFALALAVIPVGVDAQVTPSASCADISPSSALEDVRSCAERGYPVAQTRLGRMHATGEGVPEDYAEAIRWFRLAAEQGNALAQNGLGVMHSEGWGVPEDAAEAARWYRLAAEQGYAAAQSNLGLMHIYGAGLPQDYAEAARWVRLAAEQGDADAQYLLGFLYDNGEGVVEDNVLAYMWYNLAADRGSEIALDNKGIVEQRMTREQIAEAQRLSREWLEAHPRGGT; from the coding sequence ATGAAGAAAACTCTGTTATTTGCGCTTGCTCTAGCAGTCATCCCCGTTGGGGTTGATGCACAGGTCACTCCATCGGCTTCTTGCGCGGACATAAGCCCGTCGTCTGCCTTGGAGGATGTCCGTTCCTGTGCCGAGCGGGGGTATCCCGTTGCCCAGACCAGACTCGGGCGTATGCACGCCACTGGCGAAGGCGTGCCGGAGGACTATGCGGAGGCGATACGTTGGTTTCGGTTAGCTGCCGAGCAAGGGAATGCGCTTGCCCAGAACGGCCTCGGGGTTATGCACTCCGAAGGCTGGGGTGTGCCGGAGGACGCTGCGGAGGCGGCACGCTGGTATCGGTTAGCAGCTGAGCAGGGGTATGCCGCTGCCCAGAGCAACCTCGGGCTCATGCACATTTATGGTGCCGGCCTGCCGCAGGACTATGCGGAGGCAGCACGCTGGGTTCGGTTAGCTGCCGAGCAAGGGGATGCCGATGCCCAGTACCTCCTCGGGTTTTTGTACGACAACGGCGAAGGCGTGGTAGAGGACAATGTCCTAGCCTATATGTGGTACAATCTCGCGGCAGACCGAGGAAGTGAGATTGCGCTGGACAACAAAGGCATCGTAGAACAGCGGATGACTCGCGAACAAATAGCCGAAGCCCAACGTCTGTCCCGCGAGTGGCTAGAGGCGCATCCCCGCGGCGGCACCTAG
- a CDS encoding NAD(P)-binding protein: MTHRVGVIGAGLSGLMAARTLQLAGLEVVVFDKGRRAGGRANTREHSDYRFDHGAQFFTVRDEALGPHLQGWQREGLVQEWGGRLVRIEGETMSPAKAAIQGRMTREQIAEAQRMSREWLEAHPPGGN; encoded by the coding sequence ATGACCCACCGCGTCGGAGTGATCGGCGCGGGACTATCTGGCCTCATGGCCGCCCGCACACTGCAACTCGCCGGCCTCGAGGTTGTCGTCTTCGACAAAGGCCGGCGAGCCGGTGGGCGCGCTAACACCCGAGAGCACAGTGACTATCGATTCGATCACGGGGCGCAGTTCTTCACCGTCCGAGACGAAGCGCTCGGGCCCCACCTCCAAGGTTGGCAGCGCGAGGGCCTTGTTCAGGAGTGGGGTGGTCGGCTAGTGCGGATCGAAGGAGAGACCATGTCCCCCGCCAAGGCGGCGATTCAGGGGCGGATGACTCGCGAACAAATAGCCGAAGCCCAGCGGATGTCCCGCGAGTGGCTAGAGGCGCATCCCCCCGGCGGCAACTAG